One window of Candidatus Regiella endosymbiont of Tuberolachnus salignus genomic DNA carries:
- a CDS encoding Rpn family recombination-promoting nuclease/putative transposase, whose product MLSKYLDPKNDVAFRKIFGTEKNKDILMHFLNDILGFSGSKQITSVTFLSTIQDPDIAAKKQSIVDVLCQDDEGVRYIIEMQVAKTKGFEKRAQYYAAKAYSQQANRGDEYQNLKEIIFIAIADCTLFPEKTQYKSDHIILDRDSGEHDLKDFSFTFIELPKFKKSNPKDLESITEKWCYFFKYAAETGPECLKHVIGKDTIIEDAYEQLDRFYWTESELMNYERELKRVRDEAAILAQKIDDATEKGIQQGIQQGMQQGIQQGMQQGIQQGMQQGIQQGSKETKFEIARQLLGDGLDRAVIKRCTGLSDEELDSLA is encoded by the coding sequence ATGTTATCCAAATACCTTGACCCCAAGAATGATGTAGCCTTCCGAAAAATTTTCGGCACCGAAAAGAACAAAGATATTCTTATGCATTTCTTAAATGATATTTTAGGGTTTTCCGGTAGCAAACAGATAACCTCTGTTACTTTTTTAAGTACGATACAAGACCCCGATATCGCCGCTAAAAAGCAAAGCATCGTTGATGTACTCTGCCAAGATGATGAGGGGGTACGCTACATTATCGAAATGCAGGTTGCCAAGACGAAAGGATTTGAAAAACGGGCGCAATATTATGCGGCGAAAGCCTACTCTCAACAGGCAAACAGGGGTGACGAATATCAGAACCTGAAAGAGATTATCTTTATTGCTATTGCAGATTGTACCTTGTTTCCGGAGAAGACTCAGTATAAATCCGATCACATTATTCTTGATCGTGACAGTGGTGAGCATGATTTAAAAGATTTTTCCTTCACGTTTATAGAATTACCTAAGTTTAAGAAGAGCAACCCGAAAGATCTTGAATCAATAACAGAAAAGTGGTGTTACTTTTTCAAATATGCGGCGGAGACAGGACCTGAATGCCTTAAACACGTGATCGGCAAAGACACTATCATAGAAGATGCCTATGAGCAATTAGACCGTTTTTATTGGACAGAATCTGAGCTGATGAATTACGAACGAGAGCTTAAGCGAGTTCGTGATGAAGCAGCCATACTTGCACAAAAAATAGACGACGCAACTGAAAAAGGTATACAACAGGGCATACAACAAGGTATGCAACAGGGCATACAACAAGGTATGCAACAGGGCATACAACAAGGTATGCAACAGGGCATACAACAGGGAAGCAAGGAAACTAAATTTGAAATTGCCAGACAGCTTCTCGGTGACGGACTAGATCGGGCTGTCATTAAAAGATGCACTGGACTGTCTGACGAAGAACTTGACAGCTTGGCCTAG
- a CDS encoding IS110 family transposase, protein MIITTVGIDLAKNVFAVHGVDKNGIPVLVKPKVPRTALPELIANLPPCTIGMEACSGAHYWARLFTRYGHNVRLMAPKFVSPYRLAGKAGKNDAADALAICEAVRRPHMRFVPVKDEEQQSMQCLHRTRQGFIEERTASYNRLRGLVSEFGFIAPQRTESLRRLVAEHRENLPGWVRQCIDTLLEHIDAIELKIAEYDRILATIAKQDSRSQNLMKLKGVGPTTASALVASIGTAHDFKNGRQLAAWLGLTPSQYSSGGKSRLGKITKAGDAYLRTLLVQGARSVMIGVEKKQDPFSQWVSSLINRRGYWRTAVAIAAKNARLCWASLFYGDDFRFYNK, encoded by the coding sequence ATGATTATTACAACCGTTGGGATAGACCTTGCTAAAAATGTCTTTGCTGTTCATGGTGTTGATAAAAATGGTATTCCTGTTCTCGTTAAGCCTAAAGTGCCTCGAACCGCATTGCCAGAGCTAATTGCTAATTTACCTCCTTGCACGATCGGCATGGAGGCCTGTTCCGGCGCACATTACTGGGCAAGATTATTCACGCGGTATGGTCATAACGTCCGACTCATGGCGCCTAAATTTGTTTCTCCTTATCGCTTAGCAGGTAAAGCCGGGAAGAATGATGCGGCGGATGCGCTGGCGATTTGTGAAGCGGTTCGTCGGCCACATATGCGTTTTGTTCCTGTTAAAGATGAAGAACAACAGTCAATGCAATGCTTGCACCGTACCCGACAGGGATTTATTGAAGAGCGGACTGCATCTTATAACCGTCTTCGTGGATTAGTCTCTGAATTTGGTTTCATTGCACCACAACGTACGGAATCGTTACGCCGCCTGGTTGCAGAGCACAGGGAAAACCTACCAGGATGGGTCCGGCAGTGCATCGATACTCTGCTAGAACATATTGATGCCATCGAGTTGAAAATTGCTGAGTATGATCGCATCCTGGCAACAATCGCTAAGCAGGATAGCCGCAGCCAAAATCTGATGAAACTCAAAGGGGTGGGTCCAACAACGGCGAGTGCGCTGGTTGCTAGTATTGGCACTGCTCATGATTTTAAAAATGGGCGTCAGTTGGCAGCTTGGCTCGGTTTAACACCGTCACAGTACAGTAGTGGGGGAAAATCCAGACTGGGAAAAATCACCAAAGCGGGTGATGCCTACTTACGCACCTTGCTTGTCCAAGGAGCACGTTCTGTCATGATTGGTGTGGAGAAGAAACAAGATCCTTTCAGTCAGTGGGTGAGTTCGCTGATCAACCGCCGAGGTTACTGGCGTACTGCTGTGGCAATCGCAGCCAAAAATGCCCGTTTATGTTGGGCGTCCCTGTTTTATGGTGATGACTTCAGGTTCTACAATAAGTAA
- the istB gene encoding IS21-like element helper ATPase IstB: MMEMENLLIRLKMDYLGDALESLCEEATKKALNYREFLQQALAQEWNGRHQKGLESRLKQARLPWIKTLEQFDFTFQPSIDRKIIRELAGLRFVEHHENVILLGPPGVGKTHLAIALAVKAATAGHRVLFMPLDRLCCTLMKAKQENRLERQLQQLCYARVLILDEIGYLPMNREEASLFFRLLSRRYEKASIILTSNKSFTDWGDVFGDHILATAILDRLLHHSTTLNIKGESYRLKNKRKAGMLPIKTTDIIQAPGIETQQEN, from the coding sequence CTGATGGAAATGGAAAACTTGTTGATACGGTTAAAAATGGATTACCTGGGCGATGCGTTGGAGAGTTTATGTGAAGAAGCCACCAAGAAAGCACTGAACTACCGTGAATTTCTCCAGCAGGCATTAGCCCAGGAATGGAACGGGCGTCACCAAAAAGGCTTGGAATCGCGGTTAAAACAAGCACGTTTGCCGTGGATAAAAACCTTGGAGCAATTTGACTTTACTTTCCAACCAAGTATAGACAGGAAAATTATCCGCGAGCTGGCGGGGCTGAGGTTTGTCGAACATCATGAAAACGTCATTTTGTTAGGCCCACCTGGGGTAGGGAAAACGCATTTGGCGATAGCGCTGGCTGTCAAGGCAGCTACAGCTGGGCATCGGGTATTGTTTATGCCTCTGGATAGACTCTGCTGTACCTTAATGAAGGCAAAGCAAGAAAACCGTCTGGAACGCCAACTTCAGCAACTGTGCTATGCCAGGGTATTAATACTGGATGAAATCGGGTATTTACCGATGAATCGCGAAGAAGCTAGCCTATTTTTCAGGTTATTGAGCCGTCGTTATGAAAAGGCGAGCATCATTCTCACATCAAATAAAAGTTTTACTGATTGGGGGGACGTATTCGGTGATCACATTTTAGCAACTGCGATTTTAGACAGGCTTTTACATCATTCAACCACATTGAATATTAAAGGAGAAAGCTACCGACTCAAAAATAAACGCAAAGCAGGCATGTTGCCTATAAAAACGACTGATATTATCCAGGCGCCTGGAATAGAAACCCAACAGGAAAATTAG
- the ltrA gene encoding group II intron reverse transcriptase/maturase — MRTSYKLAKENKGAPGVDGVTFEEIESTGVDNFLESIRKDLLSKTYYPLRNRKRAIPKAGGQSRMLSIPTIRDRVVQGAVKLILEAIFEADFQPGSFGYRPKRTAAEAVEQVTVATIKNMTRVIDVDLKSYFDTVRHDILLSKIATRVNDKEVMRLLKLILKAGGKCGVPQGGPLSPLLSNIYLNEVDKMLERAKAVTGTDGYQHIEYARWADDLIIMIDSHRKWDWLAVGVYKRLKEELMKLGVTLNLEKTRQVELKQDDSFSFLGFVFRRTKTKQGKWGVMKTPKMDARTRLLQKLKAVFRRHQSQPIDRVIYLINPILRGWVNYYRIGNSSRCFTYVKDWVEKKARRHLMKARRRQGFGWGRWSKEGFYQKLGLYSDYKIRYYPVLKVSPAR, encoded by the coding sequence TTGCGCACATCCTATAAGCTGGCGAAAGAAAACAAGGGGGCACCAGGAGTAGATGGTGTGACCTTTGAAGAAATTGAGTCCACAGGGGTAGACAACTTTCTTGAATCCATCAGGAAGGATTTACTCTCCAAGACCTACTACCCATTGAGGAATCGGAAACGGGCGATACCGAAAGCTGGAGGGCAATCCAGGATGTTAAGTATTCCCACTATTCGAGACCGCGTAGTGCAAGGTGCAGTCAAACTCATTCTAGAAGCGATATTCGAGGCAGATTTCCAGCCGGGCTCTTTTGGTTATCGCCCCAAGCGAACGGCTGCTGAAGCAGTAGAACAGGTAACAGTAGCAACTATCAAGAATATGACGCGAGTCATCGATGTCGATCTCAAATCGTATTTTGACACCGTGCGCCACGATATTTTGTTAAGCAAAATAGCAACGCGCGTGAATGACAAAGAAGTCATGCGGCTACTCAAGCTGATACTGAAAGCAGGTGGGAAATGTGGGGTACCTCAAGGCGGTCCGTTGTCGCCACTACTGAGCAATATCTATCTCAATGAGGTAGACAAGATGCTTGAACGAGCAAAGGCGGTAACAGGTACGGATGGATATCAGCATATTGAATACGCGAGATGGGCGGATGATCTTATCATAATGATCGACAGCCATAGAAAATGGGATTGGCTGGCAGTGGGTGTCTACAAACGACTGAAAGAAGAACTCATGAAGTTGGGAGTAACACTTAATTTAGAAAAGACACGACAAGTTGAGCTGAAGCAAGATGACTCCTTCAGTTTTCTAGGTTTTGTTTTTAGAAGAACGAAAACAAAGCAAGGGAAATGGGGCGTCATGAAAACACCGAAGATGGACGCGAGAACACGGCTTTTACAGAAATTAAAAGCGGTGTTCAGACGCCATCAGTCTCAACCGATTGATCGGGTCATTTATCTCATCAATCCGATACTCAGAGGCTGGGTGAATTATTATAGGATCGGTAATTCAAGTCGATGTTTTACCTACGTTAAAGATTGGGTAGAAAAGAAAGCGAGGCGTCATTTAATGAAGGCGCGTCGACGGCAAGGCTTCGGCTGGGGGAGATGGAGTAAGGAAGGGTTTTATCAAAAATTAGGTTTATATTCAGACTATAAGATTAGATATTACCCAGTACTGAAAGTGTCGCCAGCTAGATAG
- a CDS encoding IS110 family transposase, with product MGEYIGIDVGKATLDVCFSDKVTPLSNSASLIKKWVQEIKKNRNVERVLCEATGGYERTLVKALRAQQVPVFVEHANKIRAFAKSKGLLAKTDRIDAQLIKDYASTMKPHPKQNQLSEIAEKVSDLLKRRHQLLDDKMRETSRGVCQCSCRLKLFYAALTSGFSITS from the coding sequence ATGGGAGAGTATATTGGTATTGATGTTGGAAAAGCCACGCTTGATGTGTGTTTTTCAGATAAAGTCACTCCCCTTTCAAACTCGGCTTCATTAATAAAAAAATGGGTGCAAGAAATCAAAAAAAATAGGAACGTTGAACGGGTTCTCTGTGAAGCCACCGGGGGGTATGAAAGAACCCTTGTCAAAGCACTGCGCGCCCAACAGGTACCCGTATTTGTTGAGCATGCCAATAAAATTCGCGCTTTTGCTAAAAGTAAGGGCCTGCTGGCTAAAACGGATAGAATCGATGCTCAGCTTATTAAAGATTATGCCAGCACAATGAAACCACATCCTAAACAGAATCAATTATCTGAAATTGCTGAAAAAGTAAGCGATTTACTGAAACGACGTCATCAATTACTGGATGACAAAATGCGTGAAACCTCTCGCGGTGTTTGTCAATGTAGTTGTCGCTTGAAACTGTTTTATGCAGCACTTACTTCCGGATTCAGCATCACTTCATGA
- a CDS encoding IS3 family transposase (programmed frameshift), whose product MPANPVPINIKQQGLLWLQPPYNWSHRQIAKKLDVSPSVVSRWRNELMSDGLLCEDEQFLKNNEGWSPEQRFAVVIESAVMSEIELAEYCRHKGLFVEQVKEWRTASLRAHEPKALNNHKVDKVVKEYRQKIRELEKELTRKEKALAETAALLVLREKFQCPLGQQRGRLIPLPERLNIVDMLRNAMKQGARKAQACQVIGISVRTLQRWRNNCHNAPLADKRSTAVRNAPSNKLSDAERQRIMEICNSPEFSSFPPNVIVPTLADRGIYIASESTFYRVLKANKLLTPRRRERSYKRPGAQKTTAPNQVWSWDSSYLPTPIKGRHLYLYMMMDIFSRKIVGADVFEQESGEQAAELLQRCIWKEKCAGKKIILHSDNGGPMRSYTLLAKMYDLGGISSYSRPRVSNDNPYSESLFRTVKYCPQWPAEGFTLLNDARAWVAQFVNGYNLEHKHSGIKYVTPDERHREADKEILAKRKAIYELARAKKPERWSKGCRNWNFIHEVMLNPEVSAA is encoded by the exons ATGCCGGCAAACCCCGTGCCTATCAATATCAAGCAACAAGGGTTGCTCTGGCTTCAACCTCCGTATAATTGGTCTCACCGGCAAATAGCGAAGAAGCTAGACGTGAGCCCTTCGGTTGTTTCAAGATGGAGAAACGAGTTAATGAGTGATGGCCTGTTATGTGAAGATGAGCAGTTTTTAAAGAATAACGAAGGTTGGTCGCCCGAACAGCGTTTTGCGGTGGTCATTGAAAGCGCAGTGATGTCTGAAATTGAGCTGGCCGAATACTGTCGGCACAAAGGATTGTTTGTTGAACAGGTAAAGGAATGGCGAACGGCTTCGCTCCGGGCTCATGAGCCGAAAGCCTTGAATAATCATAAAGTTGATAAAGTCGTCAAAGAATACAGACAAAAGATCCGTGAACTTGAAAAAGAACTCACCAGAAAAGAAAAGGCGCTGGCGGAAACCGCAGCGCTACTGGTATTAAGGGAAAAGT TTCAATGCCCTCTGGGACAACAGCGAGGACGTCTAATACCTCTCCCGGAGCGGCTTAATATAGTTGATATGCTTAGGAATGCGATGAAACAGGGGGCTCGTAAGGCGCAAGCCTGCCAGGTCATTGGGATTTCAGTCAGAACACTGCAACGCTGGCGCAACAATTGTCACAACGCTCCCCTGGCCGACAAACGGTCAACGGCCGTTCGCAATGCCCCCAGCAACAAATTGTCTGATGCTGAACGACAGCGGATCATGGAAATCTGTAACTCACCAGAGTTTTCAAGTTTCCCTCCGAATGTCATCGTTCCGACGCTGGCTGATAGGGGAATTTATATCGCCTCTGAGTCTACGTTTTATCGCGTGCTCAAAGCGAACAAACTGTTAACACCTAGACGTCGAGAGAGAAGTTATAAACGTCCAGGCGCACAAAAAACGACAGCACCGAATCAGGTATGGTCCTGGGATAGTAGTTATTTGCCAACACCTATAAAAGGTCGGCATCTTTACCTCTACATGATGATGGACATTTTCAGTCGGAAAATTGTGGGGGCAGACGTTTTTGAACAAGAATCCGGCGAACAGGCTGCAGAGCTACTGCAACGATGCATCTGGAAAGAAAAATGCGCGGGCAAAAAAATCATTCTTCATTCAGATAATGGTGGCCCCATGCGTAGTTATACCCTGTTGGCGAAAATGTACGATCTGGGGGGAATCAGTTCATATTCTCGCCCACGAGTCAGCAATGATAACCCTTATTCCGAATCCTTGTTTCGAACGGTGAAATATTGTCCCCAGTGGCCAGCCGAGGGGTTTACTTTACTCAATGATGCCAGAGCCTGGGTAGCTCAGTTTGTGAACGGGTACAACCTTGAACATAAACACAGTGGTATCAAGTACGTTACTCCAGATGAACGTCATAGGGAGGCAGATAAAGAAATATTAGCTAAACGGAAAGCCATCTATGAATTAGCTCGAGCTAAAAAACCCGAACGTTGGAGCAAAGGCTGTCGTAACTGGAATTTTATTCATGAAGTGATGCTGAATCCGGAAGTAAGTGCTGCATAA
- the lysC gene encoding Rz1-like lysis system protein LysC, with the protein MLIPATLLGDCQVPVIPEHMTWGDSVLLNEQLLLALEQCNQDKAALRQIETMNNPRHTAK; encoded by the coding sequence GTGCTCATCCCCGCCACGTTGCTGGGTGACTGTCAGGTGCCGGTCATCCCTGAGCACATGACGTGGGGCGATAGTGTGCTACTGAATGAGCAACTGCTGCTGGCTCTGGAGCAGTGCAATCAAGATAAGGCGGCGTTAAGGCAGATTGAGACAATGAACAATCCCCGACACACTGCTAAATGA
- a CDS encoding IS200/IS605 family accessory protein TnpB-related protein: MRCESADFIGTRSSAICCNKAEYKAATEPFVLVNGKMIKSVKRLCWINDYLHKVSRFIINYALMADAGTLVIGHNFEWKKSINIGKLNNQKFVSIPHARLIEMIQYKADETGLTVIVREESYTSKASALDCDAIPNYGDIGEKVFSGKRNADYT; this comes from the coding sequence ATGAGGTGTGAGTCAGCGGATTTCATCGGAACCCGCAGCAGTGCTATTTGCTGCAATAAGGCCGAATATAAAGCTGCAACCGAACCTTTTGTTCTGGTTAACGGGAAGATGATTAAATCAGTTAAACGATTATGCTGGATAAATGATTATCTCCACAAGGTGAGTCGTTTCATTATCAATTACGCTTTGATGGCCGACGCAGGAACCCTTGTTATTGGTCACAACTTCGAATGGAAAAAATCCATTAACATCGGCAAGCTGAATAACCAAAAATTTGTCAGCATTCCTCATGCCAGGCTTATCGAGATGATTCAATATAAAGCCGATGAAACCGGGCTCACTGTGATTGTAAGAGAGGAAAGTTACACCAGCAAAGCGAGCGCTTTGGATTGTGACGCTATACCAAATTACGGCGATATTGGGGAAAAGGTATTTTCAGGTAAACGTAACGCGGATTATACGTGA
- a CDS encoding transposase has translation MNYHLVLVTKYRNKCFTGELLEEIFREQCKK, from the coding sequence ATGAACTACCACTTAGTGTTAGTTACAAAATACCGAAATAAGTGCTTCACGGGTGAGTTACTGGAGGAAATATTCAGGGAACAGTGCAAAAAGTGA
- a CDS encoding IS701 family transposase — translation MKPSRLNYCQYLMVSQINYTLTNFADHTQDMSHDAINRYLRKGHVTGSAVWAQVRGDMVPSPDGYIVFDDTVLDKNFSQQIELVQRQYSGNAHRVIKGIGVVNCLYVNPSTEQFWVIDFRIYHPEGDGKSKLDHVQDMLNNVVRHKCLPFAAVLMDTWYATKKMMLFIESLHRCYYCPLKDNRLVDDSCGVNPYRHVDSLIWDEYELAHGKTIKIKNFPKMHKVQVFRVVVSTHRTDFVVTNDLSQDSTSGTHQVCGWRWKIEQFHREAKQLTGLEKCQCRRARIQRNHIACAFLVWIRLAQIARSTSKTLYRIKQGLLDDYLCQQLKKPSIIMRFA, via the coding sequence ATGAAACCAAGCCGCTTAAACTACTGCCAGTATCTGATGGTAAGCCAGATAAATTACACCTTGACGAATTTTGCTGATCACACGCAAGACATGAGTCACGATGCGATTAATCGCTATTTGCGAAAAGGTCACGTAACGGGAAGCGCTGTGTGGGCACAAGTAAGGGGTGATATGGTGCCATCTCCAGACGGCTATATTGTGTTCGACGACACGGTATTGGACAAAAATTTTTCGCAGCAGATTGAGTTGGTGCAACGTCAATACAGTGGTAACGCCCACCGCGTCATCAAAGGCATTGGCGTCGTGAATTGTCTGTACGTCAATCCTAGCACGGAACAATTTTGGGTCATTGATTTTCGTATTTACCATCCTGAGGGTGACGGCAAATCTAAACTCGATCATGTGCAGGATATGCTGAACAACGTAGTACGACATAAGTGCCTGCCCTTTGCTGCCGTGTTGATGGATACCTGGTATGCGACTAAGAAGATGATGCTATTTATCGAATCGTTGCACCGATGTTACTACTGCCCACTGAAAGACAATCGTTTGGTGGATGATTCATGCGGGGTAAATCCTTATCGTCACGTGGATTCTCTCATCTGGGACGAATATGAACTCGCTCATGGAAAGACGATCAAAATCAAAAATTTTCCAAAAATGCATAAGGTGCAAGTGTTCCGGGTTGTGGTGTCTACACACCGCACGGATTTTGTCGTGACTAACGACCTTTCTCAAGACTCTACCTCGGGCACACACCAAGTGTGTGGCTGGCGCTGGAAGATTGAGCAGTTTCACCGTGAAGCAAAACAACTCACTGGACTCGAAAAATGCCAATGTCGCCGTGCTCGGATCCAACGTAATCATATTGCTTGCGCTTTTCTAGTTTGGATCCGATTGGCTCAAATTGCTCGAAGCACAAGCAAAACGCTTTATCGTATTAAGCAAGGCTTGCTCGATGATTATCTTTGTCAACAGCTCAAAAAACCTTCTATTATTATGCGATTTGCGTAA
- a CDS encoding transposase, giving the protein MRKEFSKHLAVYYWKPVLWARTHCLITAGGAPLSILKDYIQNQDKPK; this is encoded by the coding sequence ATTCGTAAGGAGTTTTCAAAGCACCTTGCAGTGTACTACTGGAAACCTGTTTTATGGGCGAGGACTCACTGCTTGATAACCGCAGGGGGTGCTCCACTTAGCATTCTGAAAGACTACATACAGAATCAAGATAAACCAAAGTGA
- a CDS encoding ATP-binding protein, whose protein sequence is MLDYQEEITCLEKHLLALAQPPMAIPNTAVFTQNAYCKKHGSYEQRIREFNVISCVASHSTCPDCIRDKIAALRQAQQENDKRLSEQQIIRLMQGLNLPPRFQSATLNNFEPINKEAAHCLKVCQAYANQWPERLKQGGGIVMCGKPGTGKNHLALAIAQHVITAYQASALFTSALHLVRLYKSTWTKPTQMTEAEVLRMHISPELLIIDEIGVQFGSDTEKIILFDIINNRYEGMKPTILLSNLPKEALAQFMGERVMDRMNEGGGCTLAFTWDSYRSRVT, encoded by the coding sequence ATGCTTGATTATCAGGAAGAAATCACGTGTCTGGAAAAGCATCTCCTCGCCCTTGCGCAGCCACCGATGGCTATTCCCAACACCGCCGTGTTTACCCAAAATGCCTACTGTAAAAAACATGGATCTTATGAACAGCGTATTCGAGAATTCAATGTGATTAGCTGTGTCGCCAGCCATTCAACCTGCCCAGACTGTATCCGAGATAAAATTGCGGCGCTTCGGCAAGCTCAACAGGAAAACGATAAACGTCTCTCTGAGCAACAGATTATCCGCTTGATGCAGGGTTTGAATTTGCCCCCACGTTTTCAATCAGCGACGTTGAATAATTTTGAGCCCATCAATAAAGAGGCTGCGCACTGCCTGAAAGTGTGTCAAGCCTACGCCAATCAGTGGCCTGAACGACTCAAACAAGGCGGGGGGATAGTGATGTGTGGCAAACCCGGCACAGGCAAAAACCACTTAGCGCTGGCCATTGCTCAGCATGTTATCACTGCCTACCAGGCATCGGCACTGTTCACCTCAGCCCTGCACTTGGTGCGATTATATAAATCAACCTGGACTAAGCCGACGCAGATGACAGAGGCCGAGGTGCTGCGGATGCACATCTCACCAGAGTTGTTAATCATTGATGAAATAGGCGTTCAATTTGGCTCTGACACAGAGAAAATTATCTTGTTTGACATCATCAACAATCGGTACGAAGGGATGAAACCGACCATTTTGCTCAGTAATCTGCCAAAAGAAGCCTTAGCGCAGTTTATGGGTGAACGTGTGATGGATCGGATGAACGAGGGCGGGGGCTGCACACTGGCGTTTACCTGGGACAGTTATCGATCGAGGGTGACTTAG
- a CDS encoding replication protein: MSNIAYVNFCPHTKGEERHVVDTDNGYTRLANELLEAILRAGLTQNQLLIALAVIRKTYGFNKKRDWVSNAQLSALTGLPETRCSTVKNELIKLGILISAGRSVGINKAILSWKTKVNTISKTLTVSVKKTFKETVNRPLQNLLTTKDTITKDKKDNIKIVPIIPKSVAQKINKATQQPSGFTPSEKHTSLANELGVNLLSEFAVFVDYHASKGSKFKNWDAALNTWLRNAVKFGIKPQSASHRMTENFNEKHYGVSDIPVWME, translated from the coding sequence ATGAGTAATATCGCTTATGTAAATTTTTGTCCGCATACAAAGGGTGAAGAACGTCATGTGGTTGATACCGATAACGGTTATACCCGTTTGGCTAATGAATTGCTTGAGGCAATTTTACGGGCGGGATTAACACAGAATCAGCTATTGATCGCGCTGGCGGTGATACGTAAAACATACGGGTTCAATAAAAAACGGGATTGGGTTAGTAATGCTCAACTTTCAGCCCTGACGGGACTGCCAGAAACTCGATGCAGCACCGTTAAAAACGAGCTGATTAAATTAGGCATATTGATTTCAGCAGGCAGATCGGTAGGCATAAACAAGGCGATTTTAAGCTGGAAAACCAAGGTTAACACAATCAGTAAAACATTGACGGTATCTGTAAAGAAAACCTTTAAGGAAACGGTAAATCGTCCTTTACAGAATCTGTTAACCACAAAAGACACTATTACAAAAGACAAAAAAGACAATATAAAGATAGTGCCTATAATACCAAAAAGCGTTGCCCAAAAAATTAACAAAGCCACGCAACAACCCTCAGGATTTACCCCTTCTGAAAAACACACCTCATTGGCCAATGAACTGGGCGTCAACCTGCTCAGTGAATTTGCTGTGTTTGTGGATTATCACGCTTCTAAAGGGTCAAAGTTCAAAAATTGGGATGCCGCCTTAAATACCTGGCTCAGAAATGCGGTGAAGTTTGGTATTAAACCACAGTCTGCCTCCCACCGGATGACTGAAAATTTTAATGAAAAACACTATGGCGTTTCGGATATACCGGTCTGGATGGAGTGA
- a CDS encoding transposase, translating to MKVFSTLWAKGDWRQISDVIVDKGYDFYDVKKFIRDSGKYPLIPRRQGAIYSGIPPKDKEKYKTRNAIERFFGKIKEHKRLALRFDKLDITFFSFFAIACLKVFKLLC from the coding sequence ATAAAAGTCTTTTCTACCTTGTGGGCAAAAGGAGACTGGAGACAGATAAGCGATGTCATCGTGGATAAAGGTTACGATTTTTATGATGTCAAAAAGTTTATTCGTGATAGCGGAAAATACCCGCTGATCCCCCGCCGCCAAGGCGCGATTTATTCCGGTATCCCGCCAAAAGATAAAGAAAAATATAAAACACGTAATGCCATTGAACGTTTCTTCGGCAAAATAAAAGAACATAAAAGACTCGCTTTGCGCTTTGATAAGCTTGATATCACCTTCTTTTCTTTTTTCGCCATCGCTTGTCTTAAGGTCTTTAAATTACTTTGTTAA
- a CDS encoding transposase, whose translation MKNRHYPIKASDFIKEIEPHIFKYYKRPGRPTGISHYHFFSAVLYVLKTGIPWRDVPTFYGHWHTIYTRFKRWSENGLFWHLLYLLQKKKKISLDCVWIDSTTVSLHRPGSGSLKKRSSVDRARS comes from the coding sequence ATGAAAAACAGACATTATCCGATCAAAGCGTCCGATTTTATAAAAGAAATCGAGCCTCATATTTTTAAATATTACAAGCGTCCAGGCAGACCCACGGGTATCAGCCATTATCACTTTTTCTCGGCAGTGTTATACGTATTGAAAACCGGTATCCCTTGGCGTGACGTGCCTACTTTTTATGGCCACTGGCATACGATTTACACACGTTTTAAACGCTGGAGTGAGAATGGGCTATTCTGGCATTTGCTTTATCTATTGCAGAAAAAAAAGAAAATCAGCCTTGACTGCGTCTGGATAGACAGCACCACAGTGAGCCTACACCGCCCTGGCTCAGGGAGTTTAAAAAAAAGGAGTTCAGTCGATAGGGCGCGGTCGTAA